The proteins below are encoded in one region of Polypterus senegalus isolate Bchr_013 chromosome 2, ASM1683550v1, whole genome shotgun sequence:
- the lrrc58b gene encoding leucine-rich repeat-containing protein 58 → MEVHESSEGESILDLSRLNLETLSFDHLSEEKKKETQMLFLPYNRLTVLPGCISLFSSLSWLDVSNNGLAFICDDILRLSNLKTFVAKNNRLDESSLPKDLSTMSLEVVNFSGNRFEEFPRQFLQLHTLQSISLGGNRLKGIPPEIENLTSLELLYLGGNNITSIPPELANLPKLSYLVLCDNRIQSIPPQLAQLHSLRSLSLHNNLLTYLPREIVSLVHLQELSLRGNPLVVRFVKDLTYDPPSLLELAGRTVKSRNIPYFAEDLPDNLLTYLDLASKCPNPKCGGVYFDSCVRHIKFVDFCGKYRLPLMHYLCSPECSSPCSSSSQSDADSEDESSVPVHRLQKVLLG, encoded by the exons ATGGAGGTCCATGAAAGCTCGGAAGGGGAGAGCATTTTGGATTTGTCCAGGCTCAATCTGGAAACTCTCAGCTTCGATCATTTGAGCgaggagaagaaaaaagagaCGCAAATGCTTTTTCTCCCTTACAACCGACTCACAGTGTTGCCTGGCTGTATAAGCCTTTTCTCCAGTCTCAGCTGGCTGGATGTCAGCAACAACGGACTGGCCTTCATTTGCGATGACATCCTACGTCTCTCCAATCTCAAGACCTTCGTCGCCAAAAACAACCGCTTGGACGAGTCATCCTTGCCCAAAGACTTAAGCACTATGTCCTTGGAGGTTGTCAACTTCAGCGGGAACCGCTTCGAGGAGTTCCCTCGCCAGTTCTTGCAGCTGCACACACTACAATCCATCTCTCTCGGAGGCAACAGACTAAAAGGCATCCCTCCGGAGATCGAAAACCTGACCAG cctggagcTTCTATACTTGGGAGGCAACAACATCACCTCCATTCCTCCAGAATTGGCAAACCTTCCCAAACTGAGCTACCTGGTACTTTGTGACAACAGAATACAGAGCATCCCTCCTCAGCTTGCACA GTTGCATTCACTGCGTTCCCTGAGCCTTCATAACAACCTTCTCACTTATCTTCCTCGAGAGATTGTCAGCTTGGTGCACCTCCAAGAGCTTAGTCTACGTGGAAATCCACTTGTTGTTCGGTTTGTTAAGGATCTGACCTATGACCCTCCCTCACTTCTTGAGCTTGCAGGACGTACTGTTAAATCCAGAAATATTCCTTACTTCGCTGAGGACCTACCAGATAACCTGCTCACATATCTGGATTTGGCAAGCAAGTGCCCCAACCCCAAgtgtggag GTGTCTACTTTGATTCATGTGTTCGGCATATCAAATTTGTGGATTTCTGTGGCAAGTATCGCCTCCCTTTGATGCACTACCTTTGCTCCCCTGAGTGCAGTTCTCCATGCAGTTCAAGCTCTCAAAGTGATGCTGACTCTGAAGATGAGAGCAGTGTACCAGTGCACAGATTGCAAAAGGTTCTGCTTGGCTAG